One genomic window of Halovivax cerinus includes the following:
- a CDS encoding DUF7126 family protein — translation MNAVIAGPDEDDLAGALETEGFDVTRIDDVPTRPALETAGITDAELFVLTDSTHATAVPIARDIADDLEIVYYTTDSLPEFVSGQLDFAVDPRLVSATVVAEELANGLE, via the coding sequence ATGAACGCAGTCATCGCCGGTCCGGACGAAGACGACCTCGCGGGTGCCCTCGAAACCGAAGGGTTCGACGTGACCCGAATCGACGACGTTCCGACGCGACCGGCACTCGAGACGGCCGGGATTACGGACGCCGAGCTGTTCGTCCTGACCGACAGCACTCACGCGACTGCAGTCCCGATCGCGCGTGACATCGCCGACGACCTCGAGATCGTCTACTACACCACCGACTCACTCCCGGAGTTCGTCAGCGGCCAGCTCGACTTCGCCGTGGATCCGCGGCTCGTGTCGGCGACCGTCGTCGCAGAGGAACTCGCGAACGGACTCGAGTGA
- the guaA gene encoding glutamine-hydrolyzing GMP synthase produces MVDVDSFVPEAIDEIEDEIGDANAVIALSGGVDSSVAAALAYEAVGEQLTPVYVDTGLMRKGETDQIRETFDYMESLRIVDAKDRFLDALSGVTDPEAKRHVIGEGFIREFEREAKSADADYLVQGTIYPDRIESEGGIKSHHNVGGLPDVVDFDGIVEPVRDLYKDEVREVARHLDLDELVAERMPFPGPGLAVRVIGEVTEEKLDVAREACHVVEDELEEYDPWQALAAVIGKATGVKGDNRVHGWVVSVRSVESRDGMTARAQEIDWETLQRIQSRITGANENVARVVYDVTHKPPATIEYE; encoded by the coding sequence ATGGTGGACGTCGACTCCTTCGTTCCGGAGGCGATCGACGAGATCGAAGACGAGATCGGCGACGCGAACGCCGTCATCGCGCTGTCAGGCGGCGTGGACTCCTCGGTCGCCGCCGCGCTCGCCTACGAGGCCGTCGGCGAGCAACTCACGCCCGTCTACGTCGACACCGGACTGATGCGCAAGGGCGAGACCGACCAGATCCGCGAGACCTTCGACTACATGGAGTCCCTTCGGATCGTCGACGCCAAAGATCGGTTCCTCGACGCGCTCTCCGGCGTCACCGACCCGGAAGCGAAGCGCCACGTCATCGGCGAGGGGTTCATCCGCGAGTTCGAGCGCGAGGCGAAATCGGCCGACGCGGACTACCTCGTCCAGGGGACGATCTACCCCGACCGCATCGAGAGCGAGGGCGGGATCAAGTCCCACCACAACGTCGGCGGCCTCCCGGACGTGGTCGACTTCGATGGCATCGTCGAACCGGTACGCGACCTCTACAAGGACGAGGTGCGCGAGGTGGCTCGCCACCTCGATCTCGACGAACTCGTCGCCGAGCGGATGCCGTTCCCCGGGCCCGGACTCGCCGTCCGGGTGATCGGCGAGGTCACCGAGGAGAAACTCGACGTGGCCCGCGAGGCCTGTCACGTCGTCGAGGACGAACTCGAGGAGTACGACCCCTGGCAGGCCCTGGCCGCCGTCATCGGCAAGGCAACGGGCGTGAAGGGAGACAACCGCGTCCACGGCTGGGTCGTCTCGGTTCGGTCGGTCGAGTCTCGCGACGGCATGACCGCCCGCGCTCAGGAGATCGACTGGGAGACCCTCCAGCGCATCCAGTCGCGAATCACCGGCGCGAACGAGAACGTCGCCCGCGTCGTCTACGACGTCACCCACAAACCGCCGGCGACGATCGAGTACGAATAA